In Cryptococcus deuterogattii R265 chromosome 4, complete sequence, a genomic segment contains:
- a CDS encoding uncharacterized protein (genome sequence mistake), whose protein sequence is MFKLPSLPQAIGLPFLSETEDAQLKFKTGPNGVKRLSGPEVIPRTDVTYWAQWYTLFPSPHDVYSLLSAHDIRHALHTNPANLATLVHHLAHHLFTLVPSPLFPHPASATPAAQDLTKEALNCLRVLGRVLGVVYEAEGGDMRDGDEESFAAKYLWNKETAPAADHFVIQDSDSDHGDDEARDMGARAFRATIDQPASPPPHPQPINDPLTQPRESGGDHQNRDQDEYLPSLAERLFSCTIDLLFCAGFTLPQSVSEDQNDKINYVIWERGVGSTIKIGSSPELDRNKTEVLRFLLILLSSPLYTPPTSLTTTPNPPLFTLTHTLERRLVLSLLCSFLNTSLTRDPADTTGPGGSSGGLAGIVGGLGKLGSLGGLGLRAGEERKTLVRLCMSVLLVALDYKMEGGAGAGHETVTGGGPVMGEGKEENAFRYFLSKLHRKEDFTFILDGILAILAEYHASLTNGYLPGGVGVGVGKKDVGCLLETYILLWRLVDLNKRFKAHLLEQSGKTVDLVVYILVTCLELKDDPAQNGLLRLLSYLLQTLSANEPFGKSLNQTIRMAIPARWGVIGSAVDFMIVSIYSIATTPGLNPLFPALTISIANISPYITHIGVQASARLLGLFKAFSAPNFLLGDEGHPRLVYYLLETFNSVLYYQLNANPNLVYAILRSHNDFQTLATFTLMSGLRDIKRRKFLRAAAEKNGRTGSGITNPSYHTNLTNLTTRGGGGAGSGNAIGNGNGGGITSDAEMIAEKAALLGVDPEEEDDVHLADAPAHAPDQGQGQGHASTPGEGEVPSLSTTYPRPPRRHHHGRLLFQPAPITQHVRKSAGQDASDRIHHLAHHYQHQSGRRRRRRRRGR, encoded by the exons ATGTTCAAGCTGCCGTCACTGCCGCAGGCGATAGGGCTGCCGTTCCTGTCCGAGACGGAGGATGCACAGCTCAAGTTCAAGACGGGGCCGAACGGGGTGAAGCGTCTCTCCGGGCCGGAGGTGATCCCCCGCACGGACGTCACGTACTGGGCGCAGTGGTACACGTTGTTCCCCTCCCCGCACGACGTCTACTCCCTCCTCAGCGCACACGACATCCGCCACGCGCTCCATACCAACCCCGCAAACCTCGCCACCCTCGTACACCACCTCGCACACCACCTCTTCACGCTCGTGCCCTCCCCGCTCTTCCCGCACCCAGCCTCGGCCACCCCCGCAGCGCAGGACCTCACCAAGGAAGCCCTCAACTGCCTCAGGGTGCTCGGCAGGGTCCTGGGCGTCGTGTACGAGGCAGAGGGCGGCGACATGCGCGACGGCGACGAAGAGAGCTTTGCAGCAAAGTATCTATGGAACAAGGAAACGGCGCCCGCCGCCGACCACTTTGTGATTCAAGATTCCGACTCTGACCACGGGGACGACGAGGCGAGGGACATGGGTGCACGTGCATTCAGGGCGACCATCGACCAGCCCGCGTCCCCCCCGCCACACCCCCAGCCGATCAACGACCCCCTCACCCAGCCTCGTGAAAGCGGCGGGGACCACCAAAACAGAGACCAGGACGAATACCTCCCGTCGCTCGCCGAACGTCTGTTCAGCTGTACCatcgatctcctcttctgcgcCGGCTTTACCCTGCCCCAAAGCGTCAGTGAAGACCAGAATGATAAAATCAAC TACGTGATCTGGGAAAGAGGTGTAGGCAGCACAATCAAGATTGGCTCGTCCCCCGAGCTCGACCGGAACAAGACTGAAGTGTTAC GCTTCCTCCTGATCCTCCTCTCGTCCCCACTATACACACCCCCGACCTCTCTGACCACCACCCCGAACCCCCCGTTATTCACACTCACCCACACCCTCGAACGCCGActcgtcctctccctcctctgcTCATTCCTCAACACCTCGCTCACGCGCGATCCCGCAGATACCACTGGCCCCGGAGGCAGCAGCGGCGGTCTCGCAGGGATAGTCGGCGGCCTCGGTAAACTCGGATCACTCGGTGGACTCGGGTTGAGGGCGGgcgaagagagaaagacgTTGGTGAGGCTTTGTATGAGCGTCTTGCTCGTCGCGTTGGATTACAAGATGGAGGGAGGCGCGGGAGCGGGACATGAAACGGTAACCGGAGGAGGACCGGTTATgggggagggaaaggaggaaaacgCATTCAGGTATTTCCTTTCCAAACTC CACCGCAAAGAAGACTTTACATTCATCCTCGATGGTATTCTCGCCATCCTTGCTGAATACCATGCTTCCCTCACCAACGGCTATCTACCCGGCGGCGTGGGCGTAGGCGtcgggaagaaggatgtaGGATGTTTGCTTGAAACGT atattCTCCTGTGGCGACTTGTTGACCTGAATAAACGATTCAAAGCTCATCTCCTCGAACAATCGGGAAAGACGGTAGACTTGGTGGTGTATATCCTCGTGACATGTTTAGAATTGAAAGATGATCCAG CCCAAAACggcctcctccgcctcttaTCCTacctcctccaaaccctCTCCGCCAACGAACCATTCGGTAAATCGCTCAACCAAACCATCCGGATGGCTATCCCTGCGCGGTGGGGTGTAATAGGCAGTGCAGTTGATTTCATGATTGTC TCGATATACAGCATCGCAACCACCCCAGGACTGAAccccctcttcccagcGCTAaccatctccatcgccaaCATCTCCCCTTACATCACGCACATTGGCGTCCAAGCCTCCGCCCGGTTGTTAGGTCTGTTCAAAGCGTTTTCAGCACCGAATTTCTTGTTGGGCGATGAAGGTCATCCCAGGTTGGTTTATTACTT aTTGGAAACATTCAACTCGGTGCTCTACTACCAACTCAACGCCAACCCAAACCTCGTATACGCCATCCTCCGATCACACAATGATTTCCAAACCCTGGCTACGTTTACGTTGATGTCCGGTTTGAGGGATATCAAGCGGAGAAAGTTTTTACGCGCTGCCG cggagaagaatggaCGTACCGGTTCAGGGATCACCAATCCCTCTTACCATACCAACCTTACCAATCTTACCACTcgaggcggaggcggagcAGGGTCGGGTAACGCGATCGGAAACGGGAACGGGGGTGGGATCACGTCAGATGCGGAGATGATTGCTGAAAAAGCTGCATTGTTGGGCGTCGacccagaagaagaggatgacgtGCATCTCGCCGATGCCCCCGCCCACGCCCCCGACCAGGGccaaggacaagggcaTGCCAGTACTCCAGGCGAGGGCGAGGTACCATCCCTATCCACCACCTATCCCCGCCCACcccgccgccaccaccacgGCAGACTACTCTTCCAACCCGCCCCCATCACGCAGCATGTCCGAAAAAGCGCGGGGCAAGATGCGAGCGACAGAATCCACCACCTCGCTCACCACTATCAACACCAATCAGGaaggcggcggcggcggagaaggaggggacgatga